The following are from one region of the Synechococcus sp. CBW1108 genome:
- a CDS encoding helix-turn-helix transcriptional regulator: MEPMLLRICDVVKLTSLSRSSIYRMINDGGFPKQLTIGNRQARWSRIEIEEWYQEQVLANQSA; encoded by the coding sequence ATGGAACCAATGCTACTAAGGATCTGCGATGTCGTCAAACTGACATCACTTTCGCGCTCCTCTATCTATCGGATGATAAATGATGGCGGATTTCCCAAGCAACTCACTATCGGCAATCGTCAAGCACGATGGTCACGCATCGAAATTGAAGAGTGGTATCAAGAGCAGGTTTTGGCAAATCAATCTGCCTGA